In Euphorbia lathyris chromosome 10, ddEupLath1.1, whole genome shotgun sequence, a single genomic region encodes these proteins:
- the LOC136209654 gene encoding uncharacterized protein, protein MDETCVVQRAPCWINQICDHGLRFLWLFVHVLISIWNHVVGLVKVVESYLISSGILRRYKTFDVTKLKYLAIVVESKDAHQLSEVLQLLKWLEAIGVKHLCLYDSEGVLKKSKKFIVQNLKNAILFEEAVDNKLPPNKKCMVLEFASISDGKEAITKAANLLFMKYLKLHNNGVQPEEQFFTEAQLDEAVKDLGHKGPEPDLLLVYGPVRCHLGFPAWRLRYTEIVHMGPLKSRTYGALIKAIYKFTTVRQNYGQ, encoded by the exons ATGGATGAGACGTGTGTAGTTCAGAGAGCTCCCTGTTGGATTAATCAG ATTTGTGATCACGGCCTTCGATTTCTGTGGCTTTTTGTTCATGTCCTCATCAGCATATGGAATCATGTAGTTGGGTTAGTTAAAGTGGTTGAAAGCTATCTAATCTCTAGTGGAATATTGAGACGCTACAAAACATTTGATGTTACAAAGCTTAAGTACCTTGCCATTGTGGTAGAAAGCAAGGATGCTCATCAACTTTCTGAAGTTCTGCAGCTTTTGAAGTGGCTGGAAGCTATTGGTGTCAAACATCTATGCCTCTATGATTCAGAAG GAGTTCTGAAGAAATCCAAGAAATTTATTGTACAGAACTTGAAAAATGCCATATTGTTTGAG GAAGCAGTTGATAACAAATTGCCTCCAAACAAGAAATGTATGGTTCTGGAATTTGCTTCTATTTCTGATGGCAAGGAAGCAATAACCAAGGCAGCTAACCTACTCTTTATGAAATATTTGAAGTTGCATAACAATGGCGTACAGCCGGAAGAGCAATTCTTCACAGAAGCTCAGTTGGATGAGGCTGTCAAAGATTTAG GTCACAAAGGGCCAGAACCTGATCTGTTATTAGTTTATGGTCCTGTAAGATGCCATCTAGGTTTTCCGGCATGGAGACTTCGATATACTGAGATAGT ACACATGGGCCCCTTGAAGTCAAGGACATACGGCGCGCTAATTAAGGCCATTTACAAGTTCACAACGGTGCGCCAAAACTATG GTCAATAA
- the LOC136209591 gene encoding ATP-dependent Clp protease proteolytic subunit 6, chloroplastic, with product MAASAISTPLSFSISCRPQNPSLSFRNSASLVVSSLRSPYSDFSDNGLSSKTAGLPLRINEKDSHNANQRYVTIEAKKGNPPIMPAVMTPGGPLDLSSVLFRNRIIFIGQAINSQVAQRVISQLVTLATIDEKADILMYLNCPGGSTYSVLAIYDCMSWIKPKVGTVCFGVAASQGALLLSAGEKGMRYAMPNARIMIHQPQGGCGGHVEDVRRQVNEAVQSRHKIDKMYSVFTGQPLEKVQVYTERDRFLSTSEAMEFGLIDGILETEY from the exons ATGGCAGCATCAGCTATTTCAACGCCTCTTAGTTTTTCTATCTCTTGTCGCCCCCAAAACCCTTCCTTATCTTTCAG AAATTCGGCGAGTTTAGTTGTCTCCTCGTTGCGCAGTCCTTACAGCGACTTCTCAGATAATG GACTATCAAGTAAAACTGCTGGATTACCTCTAAGAATCAATGAGAAGGATTCCCATAATGCTAATCAAAG GTATGTTACAATAGAAGCCAAAAAAGGAAATCCACCCATTATGCCTGCAGTGATGACTCCAGGAGGACCTTTGGATCTTTCATCTGTGTTATTTAGGAATCGCATAATCTTCATTGGGCAGGCAATCAATTCACAGGTGGCTCAGCGAGTTATATCCCAGCTCGTAACCCTAGCAACTATTGATGAGAAAGCAGATATTCTG ATGTATCTGAACTGCCCTGGTGGAAGCACATACTCCGTGTTGGCAATTTATGATTGCATGTCCTgg ATAAAGCCAAAAGTTGGCACTGTATGTTTTGGAGTAGCTGCAAGCCAAGGAGCACTTCTTCTTTCTGCTGGAGAGAAGGGAATGCGATATGCAATGCCTAATGCGCGCATTATGATTCATCAGCCGCAGGGTGGTTGTGGG GGCCATGTTGAGGATGTGAGACGCCAAGTAAATGAAGCAGTTCAATCTCGCCAT AAAATTGATAAAATGTACTCTGTATTTACTGGCCAGCCTCTTGAGAAAGTGCAAGTATATACCGAGAGGGATCGTTTCTTATCTACCTCAGAG GCTATGGAGTTCGGGCTGATTGATGGAATACTGGAAACTGAATATTGA